A part of Mesoplodon densirostris isolate mMesDen1 chromosome 10, mMesDen1 primary haplotype, whole genome shotgun sequence genomic DNA contains:
- the HFE gene encoding hereditary hemochromatosis protein isoform X1, translating into MGPRARPALLLLILLRTVATQGRPPRSHSLRFLFMGASEPDLGLPLFEALGYVDDQLFVSYDHESRRAEPRAPWLRGRATSQLWLQLSQSLKGWDHMFIVDLWTIMDNHNQSKVTKLGVLPESHTLQVILGCEVQEDNSTRGFWKYGYDGQDHLEFRPETLDWRAAEPRARTTKLEWEVNKIRAKQNRAYLERDCPEQLQRLLDLGRGALDQQALPLVKVTHHVASAVTTLRCQALNFYPQDITMRWLKDRQPLDAKDVEPEDVLPNGDGTYQGWVALAVLPGEEQRYSCQVEHPGLDQPLTATWEPSLSGTLVTGIISGIAVCIILFLFGILFRILRRRQASRGAAGDYVLAECE; encoded by the exons ATGGGCCCGCGAGCCCGGCCAGCGCTTCTCCTCCTGATTCTCCTGCGGACGGTGGCCACGCAGGGGCGACCGCCGC GGTCACACTCCCTGCGCTTCCTCTTCATGGGTGCCTCCGAGCCAGACCTTGGGCTGCCCCTGTTTGAGGCCTTGGGCTACGTGGACGACCAGCTGTTCGTGTCCTACGATCACGAGAGTCGCCGTGCAGAGCCTCGTGCCCCGTGGCTGCGGGGCAGGGCCACCAGCCAGCTGTGGCTGCAGCTGAGCCAGAGCCTGAAAGGCTGGGATCACATGTTCATAGTGGACTTGTGGACCATCATGGACAACCACAACCAGAGCAAGG TAACGAAGCTGGGAGTGCTGCCAGAGTCCCACACCCTGCAGGTGATCCTGGGCTGTGAAGTGCAAGAGGACAACAGCACCAGAGGGTTCTGGAAGTACGGGTACGATGGGCAGGACCATCTTGAGTTCCGCCCTGAGACGCTGGATTGGAGAGCAGCAGAGCCCAGGGCTCGGACTACCAAACTGGAGTGGGAAGTGAACAAGATTCGGGCCAAGCAGAACAGGGCCTACCTCGAGCGGGACTGCCCTGAGCAGCTGCAGCGCTTGCTGGACCTGGGGAGAGGGGCCCTGGACCAGCAAG CGCTTCCTTTGGTGAAAGTGACTCATCACGTGGCCTCTGCAGTGACCACTCTACGGTGTCAGGCTCTGAACTTCTACCCCCAGGACATCACCATGAGGTGGTTGAAGGACAGGCAGCCACTGGATGCCAAGGATGTTGAGCCTGAGGACGTGCTGCCCAATGGGGACGGAACCTACCAGGGCTGGGTGGCTTTGGCTGTGCTCCCTGGGGAAGAGCAGAGATACAGCTGCCAGGTGGAGCACCCAGGCCTGGATCAGCCCCTCACTGCCACCTGGG AGCCCTCGCTGTCTGGCACCCTGGTCACTGGAATCATCAGTGGAATTGCTGTCTGTATCATCCTCTTCCTTTTTGGAATTTTGTTCAGAATCTTGAGGAGAAGGCAGGCTTCCA GAGGAGCCGCAGGGGACTATGTCTTAGCTGAATGTGAATGA
- the LOC132497369 gene encoding histone H2A type 1-C gives MSGRGKQGGKARAKAKSRSSRAGLQFPVGRVHRLLRKGNYAERVGAGAPVYLAAVLEYLTAEILELAGNAARDNKKTRIIPRHLQLAIRNDEELNKLLGRVTIAQGGVLPNIQAVLLPKKTESHHKAKGK, from the coding sequence aTGTCTGGACGTGGCAAGCAAGGTGGTAAGGCTCGGGCTAAAGCGAAGTCTCGCTCTTCGCGGGCAGGTCTCCAGTTTCCCGTGGGCCGAGTGCATCGCCTGCTTCGTAAGGGTAACTACGCTGAGCGGGTTGGGGCTGGCGCGCCGGTGTATTTGGCAGCGGTGTTGGAGTACTTAACGGCCGAGATACTGGAGTTGGCCGGTAATGCGGCGCGCGACAACAAGAAGACTCGCATCATCCCACGCCACCTGCAGCTGGCCATCCGCAACGATGAGGAGCTTAACAAACTGCTGGGCCGCGTGACCATCGCTCAGGGTGGGGTCTTACCGAACATCCAGGCGGTGCTGTTGCCTAAGAAGACCGAGAGCCACCACAAGGCCAAGGGCAAGTGA
- the HFE gene encoding hereditary hemochromatosis protein isoform X3 codes for MGASEPDLGLPLFEALGYVDDQLFVSYDHESRRAEPRAPWLRGRATSQLWLQLSQSLKGWDHMFIVDLWTIMDNHNQSKVTKLGVLPESHTLQVILGCEVQEDNSTRGFWKYGYDGQDHLEFRPETLDWRAAEPRARTTKLEWEVNKIRAKQNRAYLERDCPEQLQRLLDLGRGALDQQALPLVKVTHHVASAVTTLRCQALNFYPQDITMRWLKDRQPLDAKDVEPEDVLPNGDGTYQGWVALAVLPGEEQRYSCQVEHPGLDQPLTATWEPSLSGTLVTGIISGIAVCIILFLFGILFRILRRRQASRGAAGDYVLAECE; via the exons ATGGGTGCCTCCGAGCCAGACCTTGGGCTGCCCCTGTTTGAGGCCTTGGGCTACGTGGACGACCAGCTGTTCGTGTCCTACGATCACGAGAGTCGCCGTGCAGAGCCTCGTGCCCCGTGGCTGCGGGGCAGGGCCACCAGCCAGCTGTGGCTGCAGCTGAGCCAGAGCCTGAAAGGCTGGGATCACATGTTCATAGTGGACTTGTGGACCATCATGGACAACCACAACCAGAGCAAGG TAACGAAGCTGGGAGTGCTGCCAGAGTCCCACACCCTGCAGGTGATCCTGGGCTGTGAAGTGCAAGAGGACAACAGCACCAGAGGGTTCTGGAAGTACGGGTACGATGGGCAGGACCATCTTGAGTTCCGCCCTGAGACGCTGGATTGGAGAGCAGCAGAGCCCAGGGCTCGGACTACCAAACTGGAGTGGGAAGTGAACAAGATTCGGGCCAAGCAGAACAGGGCCTACCTCGAGCGGGACTGCCCTGAGCAGCTGCAGCGCTTGCTGGACCTGGGGAGAGGGGCCCTGGACCAGCAAG CGCTTCCTTTGGTGAAAGTGACTCATCACGTGGCCTCTGCAGTGACCACTCTACGGTGTCAGGCTCTGAACTTCTACCCCCAGGACATCACCATGAGGTGGTTGAAGGACAGGCAGCCACTGGATGCCAAGGATGTTGAGCCTGAGGACGTGCTGCCCAATGGGGACGGAACCTACCAGGGCTGGGTGGCTTTGGCTGTGCTCCCTGGGGAAGAGCAGAGATACAGCTGCCAGGTGGAGCACCCAGGCCTGGATCAGCCCCTCACTGCCACCTGGG AGCCCTCGCTGTCTGGCACCCTGGTCACTGGAATCATCAGTGGAATTGCTGTCTGTATCATCCTCTTCCTTTTTGGAATTTTGTTCAGAATCTTGAGGAGAAGGCAGGCTTCCA GAGGAGCCGCAGGGGACTATGTCTTAGCTGAATGTGAATGA
- the HFE gene encoding hereditary hemochromatosis protein isoform X2 — protein sequence MHLEGSHSLRFLFMGASEPDLGLPLFEALGYVDDQLFVSYDHESRRAEPRAPWLRGRATSQLWLQLSQSLKGWDHMFIVDLWTIMDNHNQSKVTKLGVLPESHTLQVILGCEVQEDNSTRGFWKYGYDGQDHLEFRPETLDWRAAEPRARTTKLEWEVNKIRAKQNRAYLERDCPEQLQRLLDLGRGALDQQALPLVKVTHHVASAVTTLRCQALNFYPQDITMRWLKDRQPLDAKDVEPEDVLPNGDGTYQGWVALAVLPGEEQRYSCQVEHPGLDQPLTATWEPSLSGTLVTGIISGIAVCIILFLFGILFRILRRRQASRGAAGDYVLAECE from the exons ATGCATTTGGAAG GGTCACACTCCCTGCGCTTCCTCTTCATGGGTGCCTCCGAGCCAGACCTTGGGCTGCCCCTGTTTGAGGCCTTGGGCTACGTGGACGACCAGCTGTTCGTGTCCTACGATCACGAGAGTCGCCGTGCAGAGCCTCGTGCCCCGTGGCTGCGGGGCAGGGCCACCAGCCAGCTGTGGCTGCAGCTGAGCCAGAGCCTGAAAGGCTGGGATCACATGTTCATAGTGGACTTGTGGACCATCATGGACAACCACAACCAGAGCAAGG TAACGAAGCTGGGAGTGCTGCCAGAGTCCCACACCCTGCAGGTGATCCTGGGCTGTGAAGTGCAAGAGGACAACAGCACCAGAGGGTTCTGGAAGTACGGGTACGATGGGCAGGACCATCTTGAGTTCCGCCCTGAGACGCTGGATTGGAGAGCAGCAGAGCCCAGGGCTCGGACTACCAAACTGGAGTGGGAAGTGAACAAGATTCGGGCCAAGCAGAACAGGGCCTACCTCGAGCGGGACTGCCCTGAGCAGCTGCAGCGCTTGCTGGACCTGGGGAGAGGGGCCCTGGACCAGCAAG CGCTTCCTTTGGTGAAAGTGACTCATCACGTGGCCTCTGCAGTGACCACTCTACGGTGTCAGGCTCTGAACTTCTACCCCCAGGACATCACCATGAGGTGGTTGAAGGACAGGCAGCCACTGGATGCCAAGGATGTTGAGCCTGAGGACGTGCTGCCCAATGGGGACGGAACCTACCAGGGCTGGGTGGCTTTGGCTGTGCTCCCTGGGGAAGAGCAGAGATACAGCTGCCAGGTGGAGCACCCAGGCCTGGATCAGCCCCTCACTGCCACCTGGG AGCCCTCGCTGTCTGGCACCCTGGTCACTGGAATCATCAGTGGAATTGCTGTCTGTATCATCCTCTTCCTTTTTGGAATTTTGTTCAGAATCTTGAGGAGAAGGCAGGCTTCCA GAGGAGCCGCAGGGGACTATGTCTTAGCTGAATGTGAATGA
- the LOC132497378 gene encoding histone H2B type 1-C/E/F/G/I-like, with protein sequence MPESAKSVPAPKKGSKKAVTKAQKKDGKKRKRSRKESYSVYVYKVLKQVHPDTGISSKAMGIMNSFVNDIFERIAGEASRLAHYNKRSTITSREIQTAVRLLLPGELAKHAVSEGTKAVTKYTSSK encoded by the coding sequence ATGCCGGAGTCAGCCAAGTCCGTTCCTGCCCCGAAGAAGGGCTCCAAGAAGGCAGTGACCAAGGCGCAGAAGAAGGATGGCAAGAAGCGCAAGCGCAGCCGCAAGGAGAGTTATTCCGTGTACGTGTACAAGGTGCTGAAGCAGGTCCACCCGGATACCGGCATCTCGTCCAAGGCTATGGGCATCATGAACTCGTTCGTCAACGACATCTTCGAGCGCATCGCGGGCGAGGCGTCGCGCCTGGCGCATTATAACAAGCGCTCGACCATCACGTCCAGGGAGATCCAGACGGCCGTGCGCCTGCTGCTGCCTGGGGAGCTGGCCAAGCACGCCGTGTCCGAGGGCACCAAGGCTGTCACTAAGTACACTAGCTCCAAGTAA
- the HFE gene encoding hereditary hemochromatosis protein isoform X5, with amino-acid sequence MGPRARPALLLLILLRTVATQGRPPRSHSLRFLFMGASEPDLGLPLFEALGYVDDQLFVSYDHESRRAEPRAPWLRGRATSQLWLQLSQSLKGWDHMFIVDLWTIMDNHNQSKVTKLGVLPESHTLQVILGCEVQEDNSTRGFWKYGYDGQDHLEFRPETLDWRAAEPRARTTKLEWEVNKIRAKQNRAYLERDCPEQLQRLLDLGRGALDQQGKLLPPTRRESEVKVLVFLAWVGIPPPDPPSFLFSASFGESDSSRGLCSDHSTVSGSELLPPGHHHEVVEGQAATGCQGC; translated from the exons ATGGGCCCGCGAGCCCGGCCAGCGCTTCTCCTCCTGATTCTCCTGCGGACGGTGGCCACGCAGGGGCGACCGCCGC GGTCACACTCCCTGCGCTTCCTCTTCATGGGTGCCTCCGAGCCAGACCTTGGGCTGCCCCTGTTTGAGGCCTTGGGCTACGTGGACGACCAGCTGTTCGTGTCCTACGATCACGAGAGTCGCCGTGCAGAGCCTCGTGCCCCGTGGCTGCGGGGCAGGGCCACCAGCCAGCTGTGGCTGCAGCTGAGCCAGAGCCTGAAAGGCTGGGATCACATGTTCATAGTGGACTTGTGGACCATCATGGACAACCACAACCAGAGCAAGG TAACGAAGCTGGGAGTGCTGCCAGAGTCCCACACCCTGCAGGTGATCCTGGGCTGTGAAGTGCAAGAGGACAACAGCACCAGAGGGTTCTGGAAGTACGGGTACGATGGGCAGGACCATCTTGAGTTCCGCCCTGAGACGCTGGATTGGAGAGCAGCAGAGCCCAGGGCTCGGACTACCAAACTGGAGTGGGAAGTGAACAAGATTCGGGCCAAGCAGAACAGGGCCTACCTCGAGCGGGACTGCCCTGAGCAGCTGCAGCGCTTGCTGGACCTGGGGAGAGGGGCCCTGGACCAGCAAG GGAAACTCCTTCCTCCAACCCGTAGAGAAAGTGAAGTGAAAGTTCTGGTCTTCCTGGCGTGGGTAGGAATCCCCCCTCCAgatcctccctccttcctgttcAGCGCTTCCTTTGGTGAAAGTGACTCATCACGTGGCCTCTGCAGTGACCACTCTACGGTGTCAGGCTCTGAACTTCTACCCCCAGGACATCACCATGAGGTGGTTGAAGGACAGGCAGCCACTGGATGCCAAGGATGTTGA
- the HFE gene encoding hereditary hemochromatosis protein isoform X6, producing the protein MGPRARPALLLLILLRTVATQGRPPLTKLGVLPESHTLQVILGCEVQEDNSTRGFWKYGYDGQDHLEFRPETLDWRAAEPRARTTKLEWEVNKIRAKQNRAYLERDCPEQLQRLLDLGRGALDQQALPLVKVTHHVASAVTTLRCQALNFYPQDITMRWLKDRQPLDAKDVEPEDVLPNGDGTYQGWVALAVLPGEEQRYSCQVEHPGLDQPLTATWEPSLSGTLVTGIISGIAVCIILFLFGILFRILRRRQASRGAAGDYVLAECE; encoded by the exons ATGGGCCCGCGAGCCCGGCCAGCGCTTCTCCTCCTGATTCTCCTGCGGACGGTGGCCACGCAGGGGCGACCGCCGC TAACGAAGCTGGGAGTGCTGCCAGAGTCCCACACCCTGCAGGTGATCCTGGGCTGTGAAGTGCAAGAGGACAACAGCACCAGAGGGTTCTGGAAGTACGGGTACGATGGGCAGGACCATCTTGAGTTCCGCCCTGAGACGCTGGATTGGAGAGCAGCAGAGCCCAGGGCTCGGACTACCAAACTGGAGTGGGAAGTGAACAAGATTCGGGCCAAGCAGAACAGGGCCTACCTCGAGCGGGACTGCCCTGAGCAGCTGCAGCGCTTGCTGGACCTGGGGAGAGGGGCCCTGGACCAGCAAG CGCTTCCTTTGGTGAAAGTGACTCATCACGTGGCCTCTGCAGTGACCACTCTACGGTGTCAGGCTCTGAACTTCTACCCCCAGGACATCACCATGAGGTGGTTGAAGGACAGGCAGCCACTGGATGCCAAGGATGTTGAGCCTGAGGACGTGCTGCCCAATGGGGACGGAACCTACCAGGGCTGGGTGGCTTTGGCTGTGCTCCCTGGGGAAGAGCAGAGATACAGCTGCCAGGTGGAGCACCCAGGCCTGGATCAGCCCCTCACTGCCACCTGGG AGCCCTCGCTGTCTGGCACCCTGGTCACTGGAATCATCAGTGGAATTGCTGTCTGTATCATCCTCTTCCTTTTTGGAATTTTGTTCAGAATCTTGAGGAGAAGGCAGGCTTCCA GAGGAGCCGCAGGGGACTATGTCTTAGCTGAATGTGAATGA
- the HFE gene encoding hereditary hemochromatosis protein isoform X4 gives MGPRARPALLLLILLRTVATQGRPPRSHSLRFLFMGASEPDLGLPLFEALGYVDDQLFVSYDHESRRAEPRAPWLRGRATSQLWLQLSQSLKGWDHMFIVDLWTIMDNHNQSKVTKLGVLPESHTLQVILGCEVQEDNSTRGFWKYGYDGQDHLEFRPETLDWRAAEPRARTTKLEWEVNKIRAKQNRAYLERDCPEQLQRLLDLGRGALDQQALPLVKVTHHVASAVTTLRCQALNFYPQDITMRWLKDRQPLDAKDVEPEDVLPNGDGTYQGWVALAVLPGEEQRYSCQVEHPGLDQPLTATWGGAAGDYVLAECE, from the exons ATGGGCCCGCGAGCCCGGCCAGCGCTTCTCCTCCTGATTCTCCTGCGGACGGTGGCCACGCAGGGGCGACCGCCGC GGTCACACTCCCTGCGCTTCCTCTTCATGGGTGCCTCCGAGCCAGACCTTGGGCTGCCCCTGTTTGAGGCCTTGGGCTACGTGGACGACCAGCTGTTCGTGTCCTACGATCACGAGAGTCGCCGTGCAGAGCCTCGTGCCCCGTGGCTGCGGGGCAGGGCCACCAGCCAGCTGTGGCTGCAGCTGAGCCAGAGCCTGAAAGGCTGGGATCACATGTTCATAGTGGACTTGTGGACCATCATGGACAACCACAACCAGAGCAAGG TAACGAAGCTGGGAGTGCTGCCAGAGTCCCACACCCTGCAGGTGATCCTGGGCTGTGAAGTGCAAGAGGACAACAGCACCAGAGGGTTCTGGAAGTACGGGTACGATGGGCAGGACCATCTTGAGTTCCGCCCTGAGACGCTGGATTGGAGAGCAGCAGAGCCCAGGGCTCGGACTACCAAACTGGAGTGGGAAGTGAACAAGATTCGGGCCAAGCAGAACAGGGCCTACCTCGAGCGGGACTGCCCTGAGCAGCTGCAGCGCTTGCTGGACCTGGGGAGAGGGGCCCTGGACCAGCAAG CGCTTCCTTTGGTGAAAGTGACTCATCACGTGGCCTCTGCAGTGACCACTCTACGGTGTCAGGCTCTGAACTTCTACCCCCAGGACATCACCATGAGGTGGTTGAAGGACAGGCAGCCACTGGATGCCAAGGATGTTGAGCCTGAGGACGTGCTGCCCAATGGGGACGGAACCTACCAGGGCTGGGTGGCTTTGGCTGTGCTCCCTGGGGAAGAGCAGAGATACAGCTGCCAGGTGGAGCACCCAGGCCTGGATCAGCCCCTCACTGCCACCTGGG GAGGAGCCGCAGGGGACTATGTCTTAGCTGAATGTGAATGA
- the H1-6 gene encoding histone H1t, which yields MSEMVPAALAGPVPPSMEKPPPQKRSKKPVGLMGGSRKTTSASLSKLIIEAFSISQERTGMSLAALKKSLAAVGYDVEKNKSRIKLALKSLVSKGILVQITGTGASGSFKLSKEVAAELTKGKVKKPASTKTKKRVLARDFRSPQKAKANKRAKTPRTAMAEKAGTSGRKGKGAKGKQQRESPAKARAGEPKARNSKLTQQTNPRNTTTKK from the coding sequence ATGTCTGAGATGGTACCCGCCGCTCTAGCAGGCCCTGTTCCACCATCCATGGAgaaaccacccccccaaaaaaggagcAAGAAGCCAGTTGGTTTGATGGGTGGAAGTCGCAAGACCACAAGCGCCTCATTGTCCAAGTTGATTATCGAGGCCTTTTCCATTTCTCAAGAGAGAACTGGCATGTCTCTGGCAGCGCTGAAAAAGTCGCTAGCAGCCGTGGGCTATGATGTGGAGAAGAACAAGAGCCGCATCAAGCTGGCTCTCAAGAGCCTGGTTAGCAAAGGAATTCTGGTGCAGATCACGGGTACCGGTGCTTCCGGGTCTTTCAAGCTCAGCAAGGAGGTTGCTGCTGAACTCACCAAGGGAAAGGTCAAGAAGCCTGCTTCTACCAAAACGAAAAAGCGGGTCTTGGCCAGAGACTTCAGATCTCCACAGAAAGCTAAGGCCAACAAAAGAGCAAAGACGCCGAGGACAGCAATGGCTGAGAAAGCTGGTACGAGTGGCAGAAAAGGTAAAGGCGCCAAGGGCAAACAACAACGGGAAAGTCCAGCGAAGGCTAGAGCAGGGGAGCCCAAGGCTCGGAATTCTAAACTGACCCAGCAGACTAATCCTAGGAACACAACCACCAAGAAGTAA